The region GTGATTCCATGTCTTTACAAAGGTCTCCTTTACTGTTTTATATCCTTTTTTAACATAAATGCCTTTTTTTGACAGCATAATTCCAACCTGAAAAAAAACAACCCCATAACCGGCCATAAACTCCGCAAACTTTTTCACTTTGTTTTCAGGAACAGTAAATAAAAGTTCATAGTCCTCGCCGCCGTACAGCGCGTAATCAGCGGCCGGTATTTTTGTTTTTACCGCATATGCCGCAAGTGACGTCGAGACCGGAAGTGCATCCGCATCTATCCGCGCGCCGGCGCCGC is a window of Candidatus Goldiibacteriota bacterium DNA encoding:
- a CDS encoding thiamine-monophosphate kinase; translated protein: IGRADGGFLLRSGARTGDRIFVTGCLGSAAAGLRILEKKGNTKIKDNERELVKKFISPRPRFEYGRLLLMSKCVSSCMDISDGLISDISRICEESGAGARIDADALPVSTSLAAYAVKTKIPAADYALYGGEDYELLFTVPENKVKKFAEFMAGYGVVFFQVGIMLSKKGIYVKKGYKTVKETFVKTWNHF